The following are encoded in a window of Primulina eburnea isolate SZY01 chromosome 4, ASM2296580v1, whole genome shotgun sequence genomic DNA:
- the LOC140830163 gene encoding uncharacterized protein, with product MATRGRGRGRPRQDIPVAQDQGSATHTQIDITPTPMEILPNTFAEALDRAKGAETGIIRQRGSQYSQRPQQPQFRQQFREGNTGSNSGNIREQFKARGKQFKRHGNHWTFYGKGSRAKIPLISVLSMTRLLHKGAECFLVYAIDISRSVPKLADIPIVSEFSDVFPDEIPGFPPVREVEFNIELMSGFSQIARPITQLTQKNAPFIWSQACEASFVELKKRLTSAPVLTIPSGVGGFTVHTDASHQGLGCVLMQHGRVVAYASRQLKPHESRYPVHDLELAAVAEPELFVKIKEAQRLDQSIQKSAELVRSGHQSEFQVNNEGILFVNDRIVVPNISELRMQILRDAHCSKFSVHPGSKKMYNDLKKQFWWKRMKSDIAEFVSHCLNCQQVKAERKRPGGLLHSLKVPEWKWDHITMDFVTKLPRSSRVRFGKKSKLSPRFIGPYEILERVGDLAYRLALPPALSGVHDVFHVSMLRKYHPDTSHVLPPDEVELDQTLSYIERPIQILDRKDKQLRNKLIPLIKVQWNRHGVEEATWELEDKMRQKYPELFK from the exons ATGGCTACTCGAGGTAGAGGTCGTGGTAGACCTAGACAGGACATACCAGTGGCACAAGATCAGGGCAGTGCTACTCATACTCAGATTGATATAACtccgactccgatggagatact GCCTAACACTTTTGCTGAGGCTCTTGatcgagccaagggagctgaaacTGGAATCATTAGGCAGCGAGGTTCTCAATATTCGCAAAGACCCCAACAGCCACAGTTTCGACAGCAGTTCAGAGAGGGTAATACTGGCAGTAACAGTGGCAACATAAGAGAGCAGTTCAAGGCTAGAGGCAAACAATTTAAGAGGCATGGAA ATCACTGGacattttatggtaagggttctcgagctaagattcctttgatatctgttttGTCCATGACTCGTTTGTTGCATAAAGGAGCCGAATGTTTCTTGGTTTATGCGATTGATATTTCAAGGTCAGTACCTAAATTGGCAGATATTCCAattgttagtgaattttcaGATGTATTTCCGGATGAAATTCCAGGATTTCCTCCAGTCCGAGAGGTTGAGTTCAACATTGAGTTGATGTCAG gattctCACAGATTGCGAGGCCAATTACCCagctgacacaaaagaatgcaccatttattTGGTCGCAAGCATGTGAGGCTAGTTTTGTTGAACTTAAGAAGAgattgactagtgctccagttttgactattccatcaggtGTAGGAGGATTTACAGTGCACACTGATGCTTCACATCAAGGACTGGGTTGTGTATTAATGCAGCATGGCCGTGTGGTTGCCTATgcttctagacagttgaagccacatgagtctAGATACCCGGTGCATGACTTGGAATTAGCAGCAGTG GCAGAACCCGAGTTGTTTGTTAAAATTAAAGAGGCCCAAAGATTAGATCAAAGTATTCAGAAATCAGCTGAACtcgtcagatcaggacatcaaTCAGAATTTCAGGTCAATAATGAGGGTATTTTGTTTGTGAATGATCGTATTGTAGTTCctaatatttcagagttgaggaTGCAGATTTTGCGTGATGCTCATTGCAGTAAATTCAGTGTACACCCTGGAAgtaaaaagatgtacaatgatttgaagaaacaattctggtggaaaagAATGAAATCTGACATAGCAGAATTTGTATCTCATTGTTTGAATTGTCAACAAGTGAAAGCAGAACGGAAGCGACCAGGAGGTCTTTTGCATAGCCTTAAggttccagaatggaagtgggaccatattaccatggactttgtcacGAAATTGCCGAGGTCGTCGAGAG TTAGATTTGGAAAGAAGAGTAAACTATCACCAAGATTCataggtccgtatgagattttggaacgtgttggtgatttggcttacagaTTAGCTCTTCCTCCTGCATTATCAGGtgttcatgatgtttttcatgtgtccatgttgaggaaatatcatCCAGATACTTCTCATGTACTTCCACCCGATGAGgttgagttagatcagactttgagctacattGAGAGACCGATTCAAATTCTAGACAGAAAAGATAAGCAACTTAGAAATAAATTGATACCGTTGATTAAAGTACAGTGGAACAGACATGGTGTCGAGGAGGCAACTTGGGAATTAGAAGATAAAATGAGACAAAAATATCCAGAGTTATTCAAATGA